CTTGAAGAGCTCAAGACGCTAAGAAAAGTAAACGGAAGATTGCAGGGGCATCCTGCACCTCTAAAGACTCACGGTTTGCCTGGAATTGAAATTGCATCGGGTTCTCTCGGTCAGGGACTTTCTATAGCAGTAGGAACTGCTTTAGCTTTAAAGCTGGAAAATAAACCTAACAAAGTTGTTTGCATTAACGGCGACGGCGAGCTTCAGGAAGGGCAGCTTTGGGAGGCAATAATGACAGCGGCTCATCATAAAACAGATAATCTGATTATGATTGTTGATAAGAATGACTGTCAGATTGACAACAGAGTACAGAAGGTTATGAATCTTGACCCAATGGCGGACAAGTTTAAATCATTCAATTGGGAAGTTTTTAAAATGGACGGGCACAATATGAAGGATATTCTTGATACTTTTAAAAAAGCTAAAGACGTAAAAGGTAAACCGTCAGTAATAATCGCAACAACAAAAATGGGACGCGGCGTATCATTCATGGAAGACGATTACAGATGGCATGGTGTACCGCCGAATGACGAGCAGGGTAAGATTGCTTTAACTGAATTGATAGAAACGAAGTATGGTGACTTCGTTTAGTTAGTATAATTTGATTTACATAAGAAAACGACCTGAACTCAGGTCGTTTTCTTTTTATCACACCTCAACTTTCTTAATCTATTGCCGATTTAGAGCCTAAATTTGACATTTCTCGTACTTCTAAAAATATCAATCTTCATATTTTAATTACTATTTTTTTACTGATTGAACATAACATAGTCTCCTTACTTTATACATAGTGGTATGACTATAGTACGTAAATAAGAAACCTCAATTTTTATCCATTTTCGCAGTATTTTTATGGCACGGTGTTTGTAATGTGATATGTAGACACTTAAAATTAAAATAAAAATTAAAAATAAATTGAAAGGTAACAAAATGAAAAA
Above is a genomic segment from Ignavibacteria bacterium containing:
- a CDS encoding transketolase; amino-acid sequence: MSKNPRLKTTDELNVMARQIRRDIINMLLISKSGHSGGPLGMTDIFTALYFNLLNIDNENPYFEGRDYVYLSIGHIAPVWYAALARRGYYPLEELKTLRKVNGRLQGHPAPLKTHGLPGIEIASGSLGQGLSIAVGTALALKLENKPNKVVCINGDGELQEGQLWEAIMTAAHHKTDNLIMIVDKNDCQIDNRVQKVMNLDPMADKFKSFNWEVFKMDGHNMKDILDTFKKAKDVKGKPSVIIATTKMGRGVSFMEDDYRWHGVPPNDEQGKIALTELIETKYGDFV